The Salvelinus namaycush isolate Seneca chromosome 1, SaNama_1.0, whole genome shotgun sequence genome has a window encoding:
- the LOC120028562 gene encoding T-box transcription factor TBX5-like, whose translation MANGGDPFAIPERMDTDTDSPKENKPENHTSSSSPRSPETTRTQQGMEGIKVYLHERELWEKFHEVGTEMIITKAGRRMFPCYKVKVTGLNPKAKYILLMDIVPADDHRYKFADNKWSVTGKAEPAMPGRLYVHPDSPATGSHWTRQLVSFQKLKLTNNHLDPFGHIILNSMHKYQPRLHIVKADEYNRFGSKNTAFCTHVFSETAFIAVTSYQNHKITQLKIENNPFAKGFRGSDDMELHRMAKIQGKEYPVVPRSSVRQRVCTSGSPFGGEARGLGLHPYSCENGVSSTPQDLLIPPPAPYTLPQPDTHEHMQVYHCNKRKADDSCPTAENHQYRKPYIVSSPSNDESYYQPSAYPHPPLPPSVHPPPPGLSDSPYRSEAGQRQACMFAGSEPRLENLSCTSWSYSCPLTPPMAPMTPTDPYTTFPHQPYSSSPRNAQLSSIAHQSSPPLGDSLSHGQTQSSRPHQTPQHTSPPLREYHRYPSSPSPPHYHTLHTHVRGGVPEWSAAT comes from the exons ATGGCTAACGGCGGGGACCCGTTCGCCATCCCAGAGCGCATGGACACAGACACGGACTCACCGAAAGAGAACAAACCGGAGAATCACACTAGCTCCAGCTCTCCACGGTCACCGGAGACCACGCGCACACAGCAG GGGATGGAGGGAATAAAAGTCTACCTGCACGAGCGCGAGCTGTGGGAGAAGTTCCATGAGGTCGGAACAGAGATGATTATCACTAAAGCGGGAAG GCGGATGTTCCCCTGCTACAAGGTGAAGGTTACGGGCCTCAACCCTAAAGCCAAGTACATCCTCCTCATGGATATCGTGCCAGCGGATGACCACCGCTACAAGTTTGCGGATAATAAATG gtctGTGACGGGGAAGGCGGAGCCGGCCATGCCAGGGAGGTTGTACGTCCATCCTGACTCTCCGGCCACCGGAAGCCACTGGACACGTCAGCTTGTCTCCTTCCAGAAACTCAAACTCACCAACAACCATCTGGACCCCTTCGGACAC ATCATATTAAACTCCATGCATAAATACCAGCCCCGCCTCCATATCGTCAAAGCagacgaatacaacaggtttggTTCCAAGAACACTGCCTTCTGCACGCACGTGTTCTCAGAGACCGCCTTCATTGCCGTGACATCATACCAGAACCACAAG ATCACCCAGCTGAAGATAGAGAACAACCCGTTCGCTAAGGGCTTCAGAGGCAGTGATGACATGGAGCTGCACCGCATGGCTAAGATACAGGG taagGAGTATCCGGTAGTTCCTCGTAGCTCAGTGCGTCAGAGGGTGTGTACTAGTGGGAGTCCGTTTGGGGGGGAGGCGAGGGGGTTGGGTTTGCACCCCTATTCCTGTGAGAATGGGGTGAGCAGCACCCCCCAGGACCTCCTCATCCCCCCTCCAGCCCCCTACACCCTCCCCCAACCAGACACACACGAACACATGCAGGTGTACCACTGCAACAAGAGAAAAG cgGATGATAGCTGTCCTACAGCAGAGAATCACCAGTACAGGAAGCCCTACATCGTCAGTTCTCCCAGCAACGACGAGTCTTACTATCAGCCGTCTGCTtaccctcatccccctctccctccctccgtccatccccctccccctggtctctctgactccccATACAGGTCAGAGGCGGGGCAGCGGCAGGCGTGTATGTTTGCTGGCTCAGAGCCCAGACTGGAGAACCTCAGCTGTACATCCTGGTCCTACAGCTGCCCATTGACTCCACCCATGGCCCCCATGACCCCTACTGACCCCTACACAACCTTCCCCCACCAGCCCTACTCCTCCAGTCCCCGGAACGCTCAGCTGAGCTCCATAGCCCACCAAAGCTCTCCTCCTCTGGGGGACTCTCTCTCGCACGGCCAGACCCAGAGCTCCAGACCACACCAGACACCCCAACACACCAGCCCACCCCTCAGAGAGTACCACCGCTAcccctcctccccatctcctcctcactACCACACCCTTCACACACATGTCAGGGGAGGGGTCCCAGAATGGAGCGCGGCCACCTGA